In Sorghum bicolor cultivar BTx623 chromosome 10, Sorghum_bicolor_NCBIv3, whole genome shotgun sequence, one genomic interval encodes:
- the LOC110431152 gene encoding uncharacterized protein LOC110431152, with the protein VVRDFPDVFPEDLPGLPPDRDVQFSIELKPGTAPISRRAYRMAPKELAELKTQLQELLCVDYRPLNEVTIKNKYPLPRIDLLFDQLAGAKVFSKIDLRSGYHQIKIRPEDVPKTAFTTRYGLYEYLVMSFGLTNAPAHFMYLMNSVFMPELDKFVVVFIDDILIYSKTKKEHAEHLRIVLTRLREHQLYAKFSKCEFWLDKVHFLGHVLSAEGVAVDPGKVEDVLNWKPPTTVHEVRSFLGMAGYYRRFIPDFSRVAKPITTLLKNQTKFVWSPQCEQAFQTLKRLLTTAPVLAQPDIEKPFDVYCDASGIGQLKPHEENYPTHDLELAAVVHALKIWRHYLLGNTCHLYTNHKSLKYIFTQAELNMRQRRWLELIKDYDLEVHYHPGKANVVADALIWFKNRLVVPKVPELRHQILDEAHTTRYSIHPGSNKMYQDLKQRFWWTKMKIEIARYVAQCDTCRKVKAIHLKSTGELQPLPIPAWKWDDISMDFIVGLPKTAKGFDSIWVIVDRLTKTAHFLPVKLLYPASTYAKIYFDRILSLHGVPKTIVSDRGTQFVSQFWKCLHESLGTKLLYSTAYHPQTGGQTERVNQTLEDLLRSCALNFPDKWDDCLPLAEFSYNNSYQESIKMAPFEALYGRRCRTPLHWSEPGERWFFGVDLVKETENKVKQIQNNLKVAQSRQKSYADKRRRPLRFTKGDHVYLKVSPMKGVNRFGVKGKLAPRYIGPFPIIDRCGQVAYRLKLPERLSGFLSYV; encoded by the exons gtagttcgagatttcccggatgtatttcctgaagacttaccaggtctgcctccggaccgggatgtacaattcagtatagaattgaaaccgggaacggccccaatatctcgaagggcctacagaatggcaccgaaagagctggccgaattaaaaacccaattacaagaatt gctgtgcgtcgactatcgtcctctaaatgaggtgacgattaagaacaagtacccattgccccgcattgacttattgtttgaccaaCTAGCTGGGGCCAAGGTGTTCtcaaagattgatttgagatcagggtaccatcaaattaaaattaggccggaagatgtgcccaagactgctttcacaacccgttacgggctgtacgaatacttggtgatgtcttttgggttgactaacgcaccggcccattttatgtacctgatgaactctgtcttcatgccagaactagacaaatttgtggtcgtcttcatcgatgacatcttgatttactccaaaactaagaaggaacatgctgaacacttgagaatcgtgctgactcgtctcagggagcatcagctatatgccaagttcagcaaatgtgagttctggctggacaaagttcatttcctgggtcatgtgttatcagcggaaggagtcgctgtagacccaggcaaggtagaagatgtgttgaattggaaacccccgactacggtacatgaggtccgtagttttctgggcatggcgggatattaccgtcgttttatcccggacttttccagagtcgccaaaccaatcacgaccttgctcaaaaatcaaacaaaatttgtttggtcaccccaatgtgagcaagcttttcagactctgaaaaggttgttgacaactgcacctgtcttagcccagccagatattgaaaaaccctttgatgtatattgtgacgcatcaggaatcgg gcaactcaaacctcatgaagagaattacccgacccatgatctcgaactagccgccgtggtacatgcattaaagatctggcgtcattatttgttgggaaacacatgtcatctatatactaatcacaaaagcttgaaatatatctttactcaagctgagcttaatatgcgccagcgaaggtggctagaactaattaaagattacgaccttgaggtgcattatcaccctggcaaggcaaatgtagtagcggatgccctc atctggttcaagaaccggttagtggttccaaaggtacctgagctacgtcatcaaatcctggatgaagctcataccacgaggtattccattcatccgggaagcaataagatgtatcaggacctgaagcaaaggttttggtggacaaaaatgaagatagaaatagctcgctatgtggcccagtgcgacacctgtcgaaaggtcaaagccattcatctcaaatccactggggagttgcaacctttgcctatccccgcatggaaatgggatgacataagtatggatttcatagtaggattgcccaaaacggccaagggctttgattccatttgggtcatagtagatcgtctcaccaagacagcacattttctgccggtaaagctgttatatcctgcctccacctatgctaagatttattttgaccgtattctaagtctgcatggagtgccaaagacaatagtgtcagatagaggcacacaatttgtctcccaattctggaaatgtttacatgagtccttgggcactaagcttttatacagcacagcctaccaccctcaaaccggtgggcaaactgaaagggtgaatcaaaccctagaagatctattgagatcttgtgccctgaattttccagataaatgggatgactgcttgcctctagcagaattttcctacaataatagctatcaggagagtatcaaaatggctccctttgaggcactgtatggtcgccgatgtcgaactccgttacactggtcagaacctggagaaagatggttcttcggagttgacttagtgaaagagactgagaacaaagtgaaacaaatccaaaataatttgaaagtagctcagtcccgacagaaaagttacgctgataaaagacgtcgaccattaaggttcaccaaaggtgatcatgtgtatttgaaagtatccccaatgaaaggagtaaatcgttttggtgttaaaggcaagttagcacctcgttacattggtccatttccaattattgaccgatgtgggcaagtcgcttaccgccttaaactgcccgaacgattatccggg TTTTTGAGTTATGTTTGA